Proteins encoded together in one Pseudomonas sp. ADAK13 window:
- a CDS encoding ABC transporter permease: MAIAIPSPTLKQRLARAERLNRWKAQALIAPLVVFLLLVFLVPIVALLYKSVGNPEVVGGLPRTVVAVTAWDGRGLPGEPVYQAISEDLGEARKNSTLGDLSKRLNMELAGYRSLLTKTARALPFTEAPASYKEALENLDERWGDPAYWQAIRRNTSSLTPYYLLAAVDHRIDDLGEIAPATPDQAIYLDIFARTFWMGLVITVCCLLLAYPLAYLLANLPARQSNLLMILVLLPFWTSVLVRVAAWIVLLQSGGLINSALMGMGLIDKPVELVFNRLGVYISMVHILLPFMILPIYSVMKGISPTYMRAAISLGCHPFASFWRVYFPQTYAGVGAGCLLVFILAIGYYITPALLGSPNDQMVSYFVAFYTNTSINWGMATALGGLLLLATVVLYLIYNWLVGASRLRLS, from the coding sequence ATGGCCATCGCCATTCCCAGCCCCACCCTGAAACAGCGCCTGGCGCGTGCCGAGCGGCTCAACCGCTGGAAGGCCCAGGCCTTGATCGCGCCGCTGGTGGTGTTTTTGCTGCTGGTGTTCCTGGTGCCGATTGTGGCGCTGCTGTACAAAAGCGTCGGCAACCCGGAAGTGGTGGGCGGCCTGCCGCGCACGGTGGTGGCGGTGACGGCCTGGGACGGTCGTGGCCTGCCCGGCGAGCCGGTGTACCAGGCCATCAGCGAAGACCTGGGCGAAGCCCGGAAAAACTCGACCCTGGGCGACCTTTCCAAGCGCTTGAACATGGAACTGGCGGGCTATCGCAGCCTGCTGACGAAAACCGCGCGGGCGCTGCCGTTTACCGAAGCGCCTGCCTCCTATAAAGAAGCGCTGGAAAACCTCGACGAACGCTGGGGCGATCCGGCGTACTGGCAGGCGATCCGGCGCAACACCAGCAGCCTCACGCCTTATTACTTGCTGGCCGCCGTCGATCATCGCATCGACGACCTCGGCGAAATCGCCCCGGCCACGCCGGACCAGGCGATCTACCTCGACATCTTCGCCCGTACCTTCTGGATGGGCCTGGTCATCACCGTGTGCTGCCTGCTGCTGGCCTACCCGCTGGCTTACCTGCTGGCCAACCTGCCGGCGCGGCAAAGCAACCTGCTGATGATCCTGGTGCTGTTGCCGTTCTGGACGTCGGTGCTGGTGCGGGTGGCGGCCTGGATTGTGTTGCTGCAGTCCGGCGGCTTGATCAACAGTGCGCTGATGGGCATGGGCCTGATCGACAAACCGGTGGAGCTGGTGTTCAACCGGCTGGGGGTCTACATCTCCATGGTGCACATCCTGCTGCCGTTCATGATTCTGCCGATCTACAGCGTGATGAAAGGCATCTCGCCGACCTACATGCGCGCGGCGATTTCCCTGGGCTGCCACCCGTTCGCCAGCTTCTGGCGCGTGTACTTCCCGCAGACCTACGCGGGCGTCGGCGCCGGCTGCCTGTTGGTGTTCATTTTGGCGATCGGCTACTACATCACCCCGGCCTTGCTGGGCAGCCCGAACGACCAGATGGTCAGCTACTTCGTGGCCTTCTACACCAACACCAGCATCAACTGGGGCATGGCCACGGCCTTGGGCGGCTTGCTGCTGCTGGCTACCGTGGTGCTGTACCTGATCTACAACTGGCTGGTAGGCGCCAGCCGCCTGCGCCTGAGCTGA
- a CDS encoding ABC transporter ATP-binding protein has product MSEVDSNDVLVSFRGVQKSYDGENLIVKDLNLEIRKGEFLTLLGPSGSGKTTSLMMLAGFETPTAGEIQLAGRSINNVPPHKRDIGMVFQNYALFPHMTVAENLAFPLSVRGLSKTDISERVKRVLSMVQLDAFAQRYPAQLSGGQQQRVALARALVFEPQLVLMDEPLGALDKQLREHMQMEIKHLHQRLGVTVVYVTHDQGEALTMSDRVAVFHQGEIQQIAAPRTLYEEPKNTFVANFIGENNRLNGRLYSHTGDRCVVELARGEKVEALAVNVGQVGGPVTLSVRPERVSLNGSSESCVNRFSGRVAEFIYLGDHVRVRLEVCGKSDFFVKQPIAELDTALAVGDVVPIGWQVEHVRALDPLLEAN; this is encoded by the coding sequence ATGAGCGAGGTGGATTCAAATGATGTGCTGGTCAGCTTCCGTGGCGTGCAAAAGAGCTACGACGGCGAGAACCTGATCGTCAAAGACCTCAACCTGGAGATTCGCAAGGGCGAGTTCCTGACCTTGCTCGGGCCGTCCGGGTCGGGCAAGACCACCAGCCTGATGATGCTCGCCGGTTTTGAAACCCCTACCGCCGGCGAGATCCAGCTGGCCGGCCGCTCCATCAACAACGTGCCGCCCCACAAACGCGACATCGGCATGGTGTTCCAGAACTATGCGTTGTTCCCGCACATGACCGTTGCCGAGAACCTGGCGTTTCCGCTCTCGGTGCGCGGCCTGAGCAAGACCGACATCAGCGAGCGGGTCAAGCGCGTGCTGAGCATGGTGCAGCTCGATGCCTTCGCCCAGCGCTACCCGGCTCAACTCTCCGGCGGCCAGCAACAGCGTGTGGCCCTGGCCCGAGCGTTGGTATTTGAACCTCAGCTGGTGTTGATGGACGAACCCCTCGGTGCCCTCGACAAGCAGCTGCGCGAACACATGCAGATGGAGATCAAGCACCTGCACCAGCGCCTCGGCGTGACGGTGGTGTACGTGACCCACGACCAGGGCGAAGCGCTGACCATGTCCGACCGGGTGGCGGTATTTCACCAGGGCGAGATCCAGCAAATTGCCGCGCCGCGCACCCTGTACGAAGAACCGAAAAACACCTTCGTCGCCAACTTCATCGGTGAGAACAACCGCCTCAATGGCCGCCTGTACAGCCACACCGGCGACCGCTGCGTGGTCGAGCTGGCGCGCGGCGAGAAGGTCGAGGCACTGGCGGTGAACGTCGGCCAGGTCGGCGGCCCGGTGACCCTGTCGGTACGCCCGGAGCGCGTCAGCCTGAATGGCTCCAGCGAGAGCTGCGTCAACCGCTTCTCCGGGCGCGTGGCGGAATTTATCTACCTGGGCGACCACGTGCGGGTGCGCCTGGAAGTCTGCGGCAAGTCCGATTTTTTTGTGAAACAACCAATCGCCGAGCTGGACACAGCCCTGGCGGTCGGCGACGTGGTACCGATTGGCTGGCAAGTCGAGCACGTTCGCGCACTCGACCCACTTCTAGAGGCGAATTGA
- a CDS encoding ABC transporter permease, translating to MLSPYMSPVERVWFYSLRILCGLILLFLILPVLVIIPLSFNSGSFLVYPLQGFSLHWYQDFFGSAEWMRALKNSIIVAPAATVLAMVFGTLAAIGLTRGNFPGKALVMALVISPMVVPVVIIGVASYLFFAPLGLGNSFFSLIVVHAVLGVPFVIITVSATLQGFNHNLVRAAASLGASPLTAFRRVTLPLIAPGVISGALFAFATSFDEVVVTLFLAGPEQATLPRQMFSGIRENLSPTIAAAATLLIAFSVVLLLTLEWLRGRSEKLRTAQV from the coding sequence ATGCTGAGCCCTTATATGTCGCCCGTGGAACGGGTCTGGTTCTACAGCTTGCGGATTCTCTGCGGCCTGATCCTGTTGTTCCTGATCCTGCCGGTGCTGGTGATCATTCCGCTGTCGTTCAACAGTGGAAGTTTCCTGGTGTACCCACTGCAAGGTTTCTCGTTGCACTGGTACCAGGACTTCTTCGGTTCGGCGGAGTGGATGCGCGCCCTGAAGAACAGCATCATCGTCGCCCCGGCGGCGACGGTGCTGGCAATGGTGTTCGGCACGCTGGCGGCGATTGGCCTGACGCGCGGGAATTTTCCCGGCAAGGCGCTGGTAATGGCCCTGGTGATTTCGCCGATGGTGGTGCCGGTGGTGATTATCGGCGTGGCCAGTTACCTGTTCTTCGCGCCGCTGGGCCTGGGCAACAGCTTCTTCTCGCTGATCGTGGTGCACGCGGTGTTGGGCGTGCCGTTTGTGATCATCACTGTGTCGGCAACCTTGCAGGGCTTCAACCATAACCTGGTGCGGGCGGCGGCCAGCCTGGGCGCGTCCCCGCTGACGGCGTTTCGCCGGGTGACCTTGCCGTTGATTGCACCGGGGGTGATCTCCGGTGCGCTGTTTGCCTTTGCCACCTCGTTCGATGAAGTGGTGGTGACGCTGTTCCTCGCCGGGCCCGAGCAGGCGACGTTGCCCCGGCAGATGTTCAGCGGTATCCGCGAAAACCTCAGCCCAACCATTGCGGCGGCGGCGACCTTGTTGATCGCCTTCTCGGTGGTGCTGTTGCTGACCCTGGAATGGCTGCGCGGGCGCAGCGAGAAACTGCGTACGGCCCAAGTCTAA
- a CDS encoding ABC transporter substrate-binding protein, translated as MLRSLKYSALALSLMGATQAMAGPDLTVVSFGGANKAAQVKAFYAPWESAGNGKIVAGEYNGEMAKVKAMVDTKSVSWDLVEVESPELSRGCDEDMFEPLDPKLFGNPGDYVKGAIQPCGVGFFVWSTVLAYNADKLKAPPGGWADFWDTKKFPGKRGLRKGAKYTLEFALMADGVAPKDVYKVLAGKDGQDRAFKKLDELKPYIQWWEAGAQPPQYLASGDVVMSSAYNGRIAAVQKESNLKVVWNGGIYDFDAWAIPKGLAKDRADAAKKFIAFSVQPQQQKTYSENIAYGPANTQAVPLLAKDILKDMPTTPENIANQVQIDVSFWADNGEQLEQRFNAWAAK; from the coding sequence ATGTTGAGATCCCTGAAATATTCGGCCCTGGCGTTGAGCTTGATGGGCGCGACACAGGCCATGGCAGGCCCCGATTTGACGGTCGTGTCCTTCGGTGGCGCGAACAAGGCGGCGCAGGTCAAGGCCTTCTACGCCCCGTGGGAAAGCGCGGGCAACGGCAAGATCGTCGCCGGCGAGTACAACGGTGAAATGGCCAAGGTCAAGGCCATGGTCGACACCAAGAGCGTGTCCTGGGACCTGGTGGAAGTCGAGTCGCCGGAGCTCTCCCGTGGCTGTGACGAAGACATGTTCGAACCCCTGGACCCGAAACTGTTCGGCAACCCGGGCGACTATGTGAAGGGCGCGATCCAGCCGTGTGGCGTGGGCTTCTTTGTGTGGTCCACCGTGCTGGCCTACAACGCCGATAAACTGAAAGCACCGCCAGGCGGCTGGGCAGATTTCTGGGACACCAAGAAATTCCCGGGCAAACGCGGCCTGCGCAAGGGCGCCAAGTACACCCTTGAATTCGCCTTGATGGCTGACGGCGTGGCACCGAAGGATGTGTACAAAGTGCTGGCCGGCAAAGATGGCCAGGACCGTGCGTTCAAGAAGCTCGATGAGCTCAAGCCGTACATCCAGTGGTGGGAAGCGGGCGCCCAACCGCCGCAATACCTCGCTTCTGGCGACGTCGTGATGAGTTCTGCCTACAACGGCCGGATCGCTGCCGTGCAGAAGGAAAGCAACCTGAAAGTGGTGTGGAACGGCGGGATCTACGACTTCGACGCCTGGGCGATTCCAAAAGGCCTGGCGAAAGACCGTGCCGACGCGGCGAAAAAATTCATCGCCTTCTCGGTGCAGCCGCAGCAGCAGAAGACCTACTCGGAAAACATCGCCTACGGCCCGGCCAATACCCAGGCGGTACCGTTGCTGGCGAAGGACATCCTCAAGGACATGCCGACAACCCCGGAGAATATCGCCAACCAGGTGCAGATCGACGTGAGCTTCTGGGCGGATAACGGTGAGCAACTGGAGCAGCGCTTTAACGCGTGGGCGGCCAAGTAA
- the rpe gene encoding ribulose-phosphate 3-epimerase yields MQPFVIAPSILSADFARLGEEVDNVLAAGADFVHFDVMDNHYVPNLTIGPMVCAALRKYGVTAPIDAHLMVSPVDRIVGDFIEAGATYITFHPEATLHVDRTLQLIREGGCKAGLVFNPATPLNVLEYVMDKVDMVLLMSVNPGFGGQKFIPGTLNKLREARALIDASGRDIRLEIDGGVNVNNIREIAAAGADTFVAGSAIFNAPDYQEVIAKMRAELALARP; encoded by the coding sequence ATGCAGCCCTTCGTCATTGCTCCATCGATTCTCTCCGCCGACTTCGCCCGCCTGGGCGAGGAAGTGGACAACGTGTTGGCCGCCGGTGCCGACTTCGTTCACTTCGATGTCATGGACAACCACTATGTGCCGAACCTGACCATTGGTCCGATGGTCTGCGCCGCCCTGCGTAAATACGGCGTGACTGCGCCTATCGACGCCCATTTGATGGTGAGCCCGGTGGACCGCATCGTCGGCGACTTCATCGAAGCCGGCGCGACCTACATCACCTTCCACCCGGAAGCCACGCTGCACGTGGACCGCACCCTGCAGTTGATCCGCGAGGGCGGTTGCAAGGCCGGCCTGGTGTTCAACCCGGCCACCCCGCTGAACGTGCTTGAGTACGTGATGGATAAGGTCGACATGGTGCTGTTGATGAGCGTCAACCCGGGCTTTGGCGGGCAGAAGTTCATCCCCGGTACTCTCAACAAGCTGCGCGAAGCGCGGGCGCTGATCGATGCGTCGGGCCGGGATATCCGCCTGGAGATCGACGGGGGCGTCAACGTCAACAACATCCGCGAAATCGCCGCCGCTGGCGCCGACACCTTTGTGGCCGGCTCGGCGATCTTCAATGCCCCGGACTATCAGGAAGTGATCGCCAAGATGCGTGCAGAACTGGCGCTGGCGCGTCCATGA
- a CDS encoding iron-containing alcohol dehydrogenase gives MSTSSFKIAHKLLTGPGAIEQLAAELTRLDVDNPLIVTDAALVKSGTVGLALEHLGERTYEIFDRVLPDPEIAIVEDCMRVYREGGHDGLIGVGGGSAIDIAKSVAAYAGYHGALADLFGVDQVPRKGPPLIAIPTTAGTGSEVTNVAILSDKVAQLKKGIVSDYLLPDVALISPQMTLTCPRSVTAASGVDALVHAVESYLSLNASPITDALAIGAIKLIAKALPKAYANPANLQARDDMATASLMAGMAFGNAGVGAVHALAYPLGGRFNIAHGVSNALLLPYVMHWNKLACVERMQEIAQAMGVNVTGLSAVDAADQAVDAMTRLCAAVEIPSGLRSFGVPEEAIPAMAVEAAGIERLMRNNPRKLSAADIEKIYRAAF, from the coding sequence ATGAGTACTTCCTCATTCAAGATCGCCCACAAACTGCTCACCGGCCCAGGCGCCATCGAGCAACTGGCCGCCGAGCTGACGCGGCTGGATGTCGACAACCCGCTGATTGTCACCGACGCGGCGCTGGTCAAATCCGGTACCGTGGGGCTGGCGCTGGAGCACCTGGGCGAACGGACCTATGAAATTTTCGACCGCGTGCTGCCCGACCCGGAAATCGCCATCGTCGAAGACTGCATGCGCGTTTACCGTGAAGGCGGGCATGACGGGCTGATCGGCGTCGGCGGCGGCAGTGCCATCGACATCGCCAAGAGCGTCGCGGCCTACGCCGGTTACCACGGTGCCCTGGCCGACCTGTTCGGCGTGGACCAGGTGCCACGCAAAGGTCCGCCGCTGATCGCGATTCCCACCACCGCCGGCACTGGTTCGGAGGTGACCAATGTGGCGATTCTGTCGGACAAGGTCGCGCAGCTGAAAAAAGGCATCGTCAGCGATTACCTGCTGCCGGACGTGGCCCTGATCAGCCCGCAAATGACCCTGACCTGCCCCCGCAGTGTCACGGCTGCCAGTGGTGTGGACGCGCTGGTGCATGCCGTTGAGTCCTACCTGTCGCTGAATGCTTCGCCGATTACCGACGCACTGGCCATCGGCGCGATCAAGCTGATCGCCAAGGCGCTGCCCAAGGCCTACGCCAACCCCGCCAACCTGCAGGCCCGTGACGACATGGCCACCGCCAGCCTGATGGCCGGCATGGCGTTCGGCAATGCTGGCGTGGGCGCGGTGCATGCGTTGGCGTATCCGCTGGGCGGGCGTTTCAATATCGCCCACGGCGTGAGCAATGCCTTGCTGCTGCCCTACGTGATGCACTGGAACAAGCTGGCGTGCGTGGAGCGCATGCAGGAGATTGCCCAGGCCATGGGCGTGAATGTAACGGGTCTGAGTGCGGTGGATGCCGCCGACCAGGCCGTCGATGCGATGACGCGACTGTGTGCCGCAGTCGAGATCCCGTCAGGCCTGCGCAGCTTCGGTGTGCCCGAGGAGGCGATCCCGGCCATGGCGGTAGAAGCGGCGGGGATCGAGCGGTTGATGCGCAACAATCCGCGCAAGCTGAGCGCGGCGGATATCGAGAAAATCTACCGGGCAGCGTTCTAA